One Candidatus Paceibacterota bacterium genomic window carries:
- a CDS encoding extracellular solute-binding protein, with product MKGNFKLIILIIFIAAGILGILVFSGAIPIGKGGAGSLGDVVLWGTVPEATMSSVMKDFNNANTTFSVTYVQKSADTFDQDLLEAAASGTGPDMFFLPDNLVFHYTDKIFTIPYQSYSLSLFKNNFAGAGEVFLTKNGILAFPISIDPLMMYYNRSMLDANGVVYPPAYWDDVAKVAPLLTKKDDSNKIIKSAIAFGYSSNIIHFKDILATLFMQAGNPIVKETDGVLGSTLDSSIGNFNLPSMLKFYTDFADPNNPAYSWNKSFPNSDDAFSREDLAFYFGYASELQSLVKRNPNQNFFVAGMPQIRDATFKTTRARVTGIAISSFSKNISTAFLAASQMATSDFASKFAVATGVPPARRDLLAVKPQDAFSPIFYSSALYGKSWLDPSPKDTDNIFGVMTNAVISNNLSVADAVKDANTKLQLLLLK from the coding sequence ATGAAAGGAAATTTTAAACTAATCATTTTAATCATATTTATTGCTGCAGGTATTTTGGGTATTTTGGTTTTTTCTGGCGCTATTCCAATAGGCAAAGGCGGCGCGGGCAGTCTGGGCGATGTAGTTTTATGGGGAACAGTGCCTGAGGCGACGATGTCATCCGTAATGAAGGATTTTAATAATGCTAATACTACTTTTTCTGTCACTTATGTGCAAAAATCTGCTGATACTTTTGATCAAGATTTACTCGAGGCAGCCGCTTCTGGAACAGGACCGGATATGTTTTTTTTGCCTGACAATTTGGTTTTTCATTACACAGATAAAATTTTCACCATTCCGTATCAGAGCTATTCTCTGTCTTTATTTAAAAATAATTTTGCCGGCGCAGGAGAAGTCTTTTTAACAAAGAACGGAATTTTAGCTTTTCCAATCTCTATTGATCCGCTTATGATGTATTACAACAGGAGCATGCTTGATGCGAATGGAGTCGTCTATCCTCCGGCTTACTGGGATGATGTGGCGAAAGTCGCGCCTCTCCTTACAAAAAAAGATGATTCAAATAAAATAATAAAAAGCGCTATAGCCTTTGGATATTCTTCAAACATCATTCATTTCAAAGACATCCTGGCTACTCTTTTTATGCAAGCTGGCAACCCCATCGTGAAAGAGACGGACGGAGTTTTGGGTTCGACCTTAGATTCTTCAATTGGAAATTTCAATTTGCCTTCAATGTTAAAATTCTATACGGATTTTGCAGATCCGAACAATCCTGCATATTCTTGGAATAAATCATTTCCTAATTCTGACGACGCTTTTTCTCGGGAGGATTTAGCTTTTTATTTCGGCTATGCCTCCGAGCTGCAGTCCCTAGTAAAAAGAAATCCTAATCAAAATTTCTTTGTCGCGGGGATGCCTCAGATCAGAGATGCCACTTTTAAAACCACTAGAGCAAGGGTGACCGGAATTGCTATTTCTTCTTTTTCAAAAAATATCAGCACAGCCTTCCTGGCAGCGAGCCAGATGGCGACTTCGGATTTTGCTTCAAAGTTTGCCGTGGCAACGGGCGTGCCTCCAGCGCGCCGGGACTTGCTCGCCGTCAAACCTCAAGATGCCTTTTCTCCTATTTTCTATAGCTCAGCATTGTATGGGAAAAGCTGGCTCGATCCTTCGCCGAAAGACACTGACAATATTTTCGGCGTGATGACCAATGCGGTGATTTCTAACAATTTATCAGTAGCAGATGCGGTCAAGGACGCGAATACTAAATTGCAATTATTATTATTAAAATAA
- a CDS encoding integrase core domain-containing protein, with product MAKTIKEERLRWVLPIVKKKVKIVDTVGVCPYSKRSLERWVATYKAKGEAGLEPKSTEPKTQENETPIWMKERVVEVRKKTKKCALKIHWQLKKEGIEIHERTVGKILKKENLVRKYRVKKIKYKYIKAERQPGELLEIDVKYVPGRIANKRYFQYTAIDTASRWRHLAVYDEQTNFHSILFLKEVMQIFKYKIQAIKTDNGVVFTNYYLGTNKRSDVRVKTLHPLDIFCRENNIIHYLIDPGKPAQNGTVERSHREDQEKFYEQNKFKSFKDLQKKLKRWNIYYNNLEHCGLNGKTPNEFLEDYQLIKPPNVCA from the coding sequence ATGGCTAAAACAATCAAAGAAGAGAGGTTGAGGTGGGTGCTGCCAATTGTAAAGAAGAAAGTTAAAATAGTTGATACAGTTGGGGTTTGTCCATACAGTAAACGAAGCCTAGAACGCTGGGTAGCAACCTATAAAGCGAAAGGAGAAGCAGGACTGGAACCTAAATCAACTGAACCGAAAACACAGGAAAACGAAACTCCAATTTGGATGAAAGAAAGAGTGGTTGAGGTTAGAAAGAAAACAAAAAAGTGCGCACTCAAAATACACTGGCAGTTAAAGAAGGAAGGTATTGAAATTCACGAACGAACAGTCGGTAAGATTCTAAAAAAGGAAAACTTGGTGCGAAAATATCGGGTAAAGAAAATCAAATACAAATATATTAAAGCCGAAAGACAACCAGGAGAACTACTAGAAATTGACGTGAAATATGTTCCTGGACGTATTGCAAACAAAAGATATTTTCAATATACAGCCATCGATACAGCTTCAAGATGGAGACATCTAGCTGTTTACGATGAACAAACTAATTTTCATTCGATTCTGTTTTTAAAAGAAGTGATGCAAATATTTAAATACAAAATCCAAGCGATTAAAACAGACAATGGGGTTGTTTTTACCAATTACTACCTAGGAACCAACAAAAGAAGTGATGTTAGGGTGAAAACCCTACACCCTTTGGATATTTTTTGCCGTGAGAACAATATCATCCATTACTTGATTGATCCCGGTAAGCCAGCTCAAAATGGCACTGTGGAACGCAGCCATCGGGAAGACCAAGAGAAATTCTACGAGCAAAACAAATTTAAAAGTTTCAAAGATTTGCAAAAGAAATTAAAAAGATGGAATATATATTACAACAATCTAGAACATTGCGGTTTAAATGGAAAAACGCCAAATGAATTTCTGGAAGATTATCAATTAATTAAACCGCCAAATGTCTGTGCCTAA
- a CDS encoding AbrB/MazE/SpoVT family DNA-binding domain-containing protein: MPTQKSQNHNIRKLSKVAGGNSFSITLPIEYVRKLKWKEKQKLVVELKARHLIIKDWKK; encoded by the coding sequence ATGCCAACACAAAAATCACAAAATCATAACATCAGAAAACTTTCCAAAGTTGCCGGAGGCAACAGCTTTTCTATAACCTTGCCGATTGAATATGTTCGCAAGCTAAAGTGGAAAGAAAAACAAAAATTGGTTGTTGAACTCAAAGCAAGACATTTGATTATTAAAGATTGGAAAAAATAG
- the infB gene encoding translation initiation factor IF-2, producing the protein MEKDKQKENIVNRPPVVVVMGHIDHGKSTLLDYIRKTTVTEKEAGGITQRISAYEVTHQNSKITFIDTPGHEAFSKMRERGAKIADIAILVVSAEDGVKPQTIEAWKTIVESDTPCIVAINKIDKVGADIEKTKKELAEHEIYLESYGGKIPSVDISAKVGTGVDELLSLILILAEMENFTGDSSLDASGYVIEVNLDSKRGIMATLIIKNGTIKNGMTVVIRDAMCSTRIIENFLGKAISKATFSSPIRIVGFDKMPRVGAQFKTFQKKGDAVAYIEKRPPRPSGTPPSQGGENVVNKKIIPIILKADGSGSIEAIEKEISKINSDTSTTINKNAEFRIVGKGIGPISESDIKNASSGDTIVIGFNVKADKSAIDTAQKRDITISFFNIIYQMTKWLEIQMEERRPKIETIETTGRAKIIRAFSRTKERQILGGKVTEGQIGLNSAIRIMRRGFEIGRAKIVNLEKNKVKTSEISEGSEFGMMIESKIEVVAGDILESFSITQK; encoded by the coding sequence ATGGAAAAAGATAAACAAAAAGAAAATATAGTTAATCGTCCGCCTGTCGTGGTAGTCATGGGTCATATCGATCATGGCAAATCTACTCTGCTTGATTATATAAGGAAAACAACTGTTACTGAAAAAGAAGCTGGGGGAATAACTCAGAGAATTTCCGCCTATGAAGTCACGCACCAAAACAGCAAGATAACTTTCATAGACACTCCAGGACATGAAGCTTTTTCAAAAATGCGCGAACGTGGCGCAAAGATTGCCGACATTGCCATTTTGGTCGTTTCGGCGGAGGACGGCGTAAAACCGCAGACTATCGAAGCATGGAAAACTATTGTCGAGTCCGACACTCCATGCATTGTCGCTATAAACAAGATAGACAAAGTGGGCGCTGATATAGAAAAAACAAAAAAAGAATTAGCCGAACATGAAATCTATTTGGAGAGTTATGGAGGAAAAATTCCTTCCGTAGATATTTCTGCCAAAGTCGGTACTGGAGTGGACGAACTACTTTCACTTATTTTAATTTTAGCAGAAATGGAAAACTTTACTGGAGACAGCTCTCTGGATGCATCTGGATATGTAATTGAAGTGAACTTAGATTCCAAACGCGGAATAATGGCAACCTTGATAATAAAAAATGGAACTATCAAAAATGGAATGACTGTGGTAATCAGAGACGCTATGTGTTCCACGCGCATAATAGAGAATTTTCTTGGAAAGGCAATAAGCAAAGCTACTTTTTCCTCCCCTATTCGTATTGTAGGTTTTGATAAAATGCCGAGAGTGGGCGCGCAATTTAAAACTTTCCAAAAAAAGGGAGACGCCGTGGCGTATATAGAAAAGAGACCCCCTCGCCCTTCGGGCACTCCCCCTTCTCAAGGGGGAGAAAACGTGGTTAATAAAAAAATAATTCCAATAATATTAAAAGCTGACGGCTCTGGATCTATTGAGGCGATTGAAAAAGAAATTTCTAAAATAAACTCTGATACCAGCACCACAATAAATAAAAATGCAGAATTCAGGATTGTCGGAAAAGGGATCGGGCCCATTTCTGAATCCGATATAAAAAATGCGTCATCTGGCGACACGATCGTCATAGGATTCAATGTAAAAGCAGACAAAAGCGCAATTGATACAGCCCAAAAAAGAGACATAACGATTTCCTTCTTTAATATTATCTACCAAATGACAAAGTGGTTGGAGATCCAAATGGAAGAAAGAAGACCAAAAATTGAAACCATAGAAACAACTGGCCGAGCAAAGATTATTCGAGCCTTCAGTCGCACTAAGGAACGCCAAATTTTAGGAGGAAAAGTTACGGAAGGGCAAATAGGACTAAACAGTGCTATTAGAATAATGCGACGAGGGTTTGAGATTGGCCGGGCAAAGATTGTTAATCTTGAAAAAAATAAAGTAAAAACGAGTGAAATTTCCGAAGGTTCTGAGTTTGGAATGATGATTGAGTCAAAAATAGAAGTTGTCGCCGGAGATATATTAGAATCTTTTTCAATAACTCAAAAATAA
- a CDS encoding pilin, whose amino-acid sequence MKKKLIVLTGFVSSLAPVAAFAATFGGNCNAGTITDIGSVLCKIGQLLNAVVPVLIALAVVWFVWGVVSYMIGSDEEAKKKGRDRVIYGIIGFAVIVALWGLVNILTNTFGLTGSNDVNVILPTLNQ is encoded by the coding sequence ATGAAAAAGAAATTAATCGTATTGACAGGTTTTGTTTCAAGTTTAGCGCCTGTTGCTGCATTTGCGGCGACTTTTGGTGGTAATTGTAATGCAGGAACAATTACAGACATAGGTTCAGTGTTGTGTAAAATAGGACAACTTCTTAACGCTGTTGTTCCAGTTTTGATCGCCTTAGCTGTAGTTTGGTTTGTATGGGGAGTTGTTTCTTATATGATCGGAAGTGACGAAGAAGCAAAGAAAAAAGGTAGAGATAGAGTGATTTACGGCATTATCGGTTTTGCGGTTATCGTAGCTTTGTGGGGTCTTGTAAATATTTTAACCAATACTTTTGGTCTTACTGGCAGCAATGATGTTAATGTTATTTTACCCACACTAAATCAATAA
- a CDS encoding pilin — translation MQKIKKFSLIFSLLVLFPMMTFALDSRFVGTCSDGSGMLPDGTCSGIPISSTCDSLNGIGKIICQFKEILNSIVPVLVALGVVYFVWGVVQYVIADGEEAKKKGKDRIIYGVIGFAVIIGLWGLVNIITTTFGLGGTTPPSLSSVGGGTGSTSTLTSNPKFQDVLTYITGIINSAVIPLIFAVATVMFVWGVVQFFILNADEEAKRAQGKQFMIWGIIALAVMLSVWGLVGILGTTFGVGTSVLPQVTPPH, via the coding sequence ATGCAAAAAATAAAAAAGTTTAGTCTTATATTTTCTTTATTAGTTTTGTTTCCAATGATGACTTTTGCTCTTGATAGCAGATTTGTAGGTACATGCAGTGATGGTTCGGGAATGCTTCCAGATGGAACTTGTAGTGGTATTCCAATTTCTAGTACGTGTGATTCTTTGAATGGTATAGGGAAAATAATATGTCAATTTAAGGAAATTCTCAATTCTATTGTTCCGGTTTTAGTGGCTCTTGGGGTGGTCTATTTTGTCTGGGGAGTAGTGCAGTATGTAATCGCTGATGGGGAAGAAGCGAAGAAAAAAGGAAAAGATAGAATAATTTATGGAGTCATTGGTTTTGCGGTCATCATTGGTTTGTGGGGGTTGGTGAATATTATTACTACGACTTTTGGTCTTGGTGGTACTACTCCGCCATCTTTGTCTTCAGTAGGTGGTGGTACTGGCTCTACTTCCACTCTTACTAGTAATCCAAAATTTCAAGATGTATTAACCTATATTACTGGCATTATCAATAGCGCCGTAATTCCTTTGATTTTTGCCGTGGCTACCGTTATGTTTGTCTGGGGGGTAGTGCAGTTTTTTATACTTAATGCTGACGAAGAAGCAAAAAGAGCGCAAGGCAAGCAATTCATGATCTGGGGTATTATTGCTTTAGCAGTGATGTTGTCTGTTTGGGGGTTGGTGGGGATACTTGGCACTACCTTTGGTGTTGGCACTTCAGTTCTTCCACAGGTCACTCCTCCACATTAG
- a CDS encoding right-handed parallel beta-helix repeat-containing protein codes for MLNKYYKIFFVFVIFGTCFLFVKSASATTYYISATGSDSNNGTSISTTWAHHPWDGSATGLSASTVLVSGDEILFNRGDSFSNVYITADEGGVTTPIVTGAYGTGNKPILNAITDTNIHAVLSNGKSNVTFQDLDLRGGDTNGALVFMGSMSGGIVQRCDITNDLGTGIYITTGGVTGTQILNNTIVTSAVGAKGVYVNTGASTVVRGNTMTNSNVTKTNAGLVGIFITGVSSNSTIDQNIIGSTASNGFNYGITVDTATTLNITSNSIVTNGTVSQGISVTTNSHTITGNTITNTNSDKTSAALIGIYLNGSSNSNVSTNIIGTSTTNSFQYGVFLNNANSNSIFGNNISYTWNLLEYPTMSGSGIFIAGSSATNNIYRNNLLEGQISDGVTSGNGGNNYYYNLVRNAHVNGLNFTGQSTINTSTFYNNTVIHNPSAPGGYGHGMDTQTSGKKVIFKNNLVYTEASLGNNLQNVSISGPYTSVGIDNNLYYAPNGAHLSALNGTNYTDFSLWKTALISDNAITGKDANSINANPLFLDSSSNIYSLQNLSPGIDTGTNLSLTTDISGNHIYGTPDIGAYEYQPPYTIGTDLVDPTGSIRIYSDGKYRYTTATSSTQSANFSVSPVGGWPSSDYSEYINVTLDSWLTSGTKNKQWTATSSIATNTIYTIGNLASSKYYQFKLDGVASTTAITGDTCTNGLCLSDSSGNLTFTYTGGYSTHIFALEQNTGAPTNVGISSISIDSTTQLTITSQTATDADPGLHSAPYWFNETTGHSGGSSSSDWQSSTSLIDSGLSANTQYTYQVKARDNNLNESAFSDSLSRYTLAPIPTNLSASSNSNSVTLSVDSFPNDTSGTSGYYFSRSGANSGWIQTNSWTDTGLSCGHSYDYSVIYRNGDGTETSSISITKSTSGCGGGGMPAGWSNLPITPTGGFKVLVNSGAGTTTSRIVNLNFNAGSDVKKMAISLTGDFNDASQENYSATKQIDLCSKFDVIKNPTCPAGTYKIYVKFFTYYGQSSGIASSTIILKSSSTPTENLQQTNNLSLTNPFTKYLQYRQTNADIKRLQIFLNSDPDTKVADSGAGSPGKETNFFGLLTKKAVIKFQEKYVKDVLVPWGFIKGTGYVGKTTLAKINELMGNK; via the coding sequence ATGTTGAATAAATATTATAAAATCTTTTTTGTTTTCGTTATATTCGGAACTTGCTTTTTATTTGTTAAGTCGGCAAGTGCGACAACGTATTATATAAGTGCTACTGGGTCAGATTCAAACAATGGAACTTCAATATCGACGACCTGGGCTCATCATCCTTGGGACGGTTCTGCGACTGGATTGTCTGCCTCTACTGTATTGGTAAGTGGTGATGAAATATTATTCAATCGAGGAGATTCATTCTCAAATGTTTATATAACAGCCGATGAGGGTGGCGTAACAACTCCAATAGTTACAGGAGCATATGGTACAGGAAATAAACCAATTTTGAATGCTATAACTGATACGAATATCCACGCTGTTTTATCAAACGGTAAAAGTAATGTAACGTTCCAGGATTTAGATTTAAGAGGAGGTGATACCAATGGTGCTTTAGTTTTCATGGGTTCAATGAGTGGCGGAATCGTACAAAGATGCGATATTACTAACGATTTAGGCACGGGCATTTATATCACCACTGGTGGTGTGACTGGCACTCAGATATTAAACAATACAATTGTTACGAGTGCGGTTGGGGCAAAAGGAGTTTATGTGAACACTGGAGCATCAACAGTTGTTCGTGGTAATACAATGACCAACTCTAATGTCACAAAAACAAATGCTGGATTAGTGGGCATTTTTATTACTGGAGTTTCCAGCAATAGTACAATAGATCAAAACATAATTGGTAGCACTGCGAGCAATGGTTTCAATTATGGTATCACTGTCGATACAGCGACAACGCTTAATATAACCAGCAATTCAATAGTGACAAACGGAACAGTAAGTCAGGGAATCTCCGTGACCACCAACTCGCACACTATAACGGGAAATACTATTACAAACACAAATTCTGATAAAACAAGTGCCGCTCTTATTGGGATATATTTGAATGGTAGTAGTAATTCCAATGTCTCAACAAATATTATCGGTACAAGTACCACAAATAGTTTTCAATATGGTGTTTTTTTAAATAATGCGAACTCCAATTCTATTTTTGGTAACAATATATCATATACTTGGAATTTATTAGAATACCCCACCATGAGTGGTTCCGGAATATTTATTGCTGGATCAAGTGCTACCAATAATATCTACAGAAACAATTTATTGGAAGGTCAGATAAGCGATGGGGTAACTTCTGGTAATGGAGGTAATAATTATTACTATAACCTAGTTAGAAACGCCCATGTTAACGGTCTTAACTTTACCGGTCAATCTACGATAAATACATCCACATTTTATAACAATACGGTTATTCATAATCCATCTGCCCCTGGAGGATATGGACATGGCATGGATACACAAACAAGTGGAAAAAAAGTAATCTTTAAAAATAATCTTGTCTATACGGAGGCTTCTCTCGGAAATAATTTACAAAATGTTTCAATTTCAGGACCTTATACTTCTGTCGGTATTGATAATAACTTGTATTATGCTCCTAATGGTGCGCATTTATCTGCGTTGAATGGTACAAATTATACTGATTTTAGCTTGTGGAAAACGGCGTTAATTAGTGATAATGCTATTACAGGAAAAGATGCTAATAGCATTAATGCAAATCCTTTGTTTCTAGATTCTTCGAGCAATATTTATTCTCTTCAAAATTTGTCGCCTGGCATAGATACCGGTACCAACCTTTCCTTGACCACTGATATTTCTGGCAACCATATTTACGGCACTCCCGATATTGGTGCATACGAATATCAACCACCATATACTATTGGCACAGATTTAGTTGACCCGACTGGTTCAATCAGAATTTATTCTGACGGAAAATATAGATACACTACAGCCACATCAAGCACACAATCTGCTAATTTTTCAGTTTCTCCTGTTGGCGGCTGGCCTTCATCTGATTACAGTGAGTATATAAATGTTACTCTTGATTCTTGGCTAACATCAGGAACAAAGAACAAGCAATGGACAGCCACCTCGTCTATCGCAACAAATACCATTTATACAATTGGTAATTTAGCATCGAGTAAGTATTACCAATTTAAATTAGACGGGGTAGCCTCCACAACTGCAATTACCGGTGATACCTGCACCAACGGGTTATGCCTTTCAGATTCTTCGGGTAATTTAACATTTACCTATACTGGGGGATATTCCACACACATTTTTGCTTTGGAACAAAATACAGGCGCGCCAACTAATGTAGGCATTTCGTCTATATCTATTGATTCAACAACTCAATTAACTATTACATCTCAGACGGCTACTGATGCAGACCCGGGATTACACTCAGCTCCATATTGGTTCAACGAAACAACAGGACACTCTGGCGGATCATCTTCTTCTGACTGGCAATCATCAACTTCTTTAATTGACTCCGGACTTTCCGCTAATACTCAATATACTTATCAAGTCAAAGCACGGGATAACAATTTAAACGAATCCGCTTTTTCTGATTCATTGTCTAGATATACTTTAGCTCCGATTCCAACTAATCTTTCCGCCTCATCAAATTCAAACAGTGTAACTTTGAGCGTTGATAGTTTTCCAAATGATACAAGCGGAACATCAGGATATTATTTTTCTCGTTCCGGTGCCAATTCTGGCTGGATACAAACTAACTCCTGGACAGATACCGGATTATCTTGCGGTCATTCATACGATTACTCCGTAATATATAGAAACGGTGACGGAACAGAAACTAGTTCAATTTCAATTACAAAATCAACGAGCGGGTGTGGAGGCGGTGGTATGCCAGCAGGTTGGAGTAATTTACCAATAACGCCGACAGGCGGATTCAAAGTTTTAGTAAATTCTGGAGCAGGTACAACTACAAGCAGAATTGTTAATCTCAACTTCAACGCTGGTTCAGATGTTAAAAAAATGGCAATTTCCTTGACCGGTGATTTCAATGACGCCAGCCAAGAAAATTATTCAGCAACCAAACAAATTGATCTTTGCTCAAAATTTGATGTGATAAAAAATCCAACTTGTCCCGCCGGAACATACAAAATTTATGTTAAATTCTTCACATACTATGGCCAATCGTCAGGTATTGCCTCAAGTACAATTATTCTAAAATCCAGTAGTACCCCGACGGAAAATTTGCAACAGACAAATAATTTGTCGCTTACCAATCCATTTACTAAATACTTGCAATACAGACAAACAAACGCCGATATTAAACGCTTGCAAATTTTCCTCAATTCCGATCCAGATACAAAAGTGGCCGATTCAGGCGCTGGTTCTCCTGGCAAAGAAACCAATTTTTTCGGTCTGCTCACTAAAAAAGCAGTAATCAAATTCCAAGAAAAATATGTAAAGGATGTTCTTGTGCCATGGGGTTTTATCAAAGGAACTGGCTATGTCGGCAAAACCACTTTAGCTAAAATAAATGAGTTAATGGGAAATAAATGA
- a CDS encoding virulence protein RhuM/Fic/DOC family protein has protein sequence MKDKQQIKNKLIIYQAKNGAIELRGDFSRETIWATQAQIAEVFGVTVPTINEHLANIFKNQELNKKSVIRKFRITASDGKIYSTQLYNLDAIISVGYRVNSKTATLFRQWATKTLHDHLVKGYTINKKVVLKNYDQFLKNVSDIQALLPTHVILDPKTILDLVKEYSITWAKLDAYDKDLLTKAGVTKKRIKLAGVELLKAISELKNELIKKSEAMDIFATERERGSIEGIVGNVMQAFGGKDVYETLEEKAAHLLYFMVKNHPFIDGNKRSGAFAFIWFLRKNRVRGARNINPTGLTAITLLIAESDPRHKDKMVALVVELLRVNKK, from the coding sequence ATGAAAGATAAACAACAAATAAAAAATAAACTTATAATTTATCAAGCCAAAAATGGAGCGATAGAATTGCGTGGAGATTTTTCTCGAGAGACTATCTGGGCTACCCAAGCGCAGATAGCCGAGGTTTTTGGAGTTACGGTTCCAACTATAAACGAACACTTAGCAAATATTTTTAAAAATCAGGAATTGAATAAAAAATCAGTTATTCGGAAATTCCGAATAACTGCTAGCGATGGAAAAATTTATAGTACTCAACTTTACAATTTAGATGCGATTATTTCCGTTGGCTACAGAGTTAACAGCAAAACAGCTACATTATTTCGTCAGTGGGCGACTAAGACTTTACATGACCATCTTGTAAAAGGCTACACCATAAACAAAAAAGTAGTTCTTAAAAATTACGATCAGTTTTTGAAAAATGTTTCTGATATTCAAGCATTATTGCCAACACATGTAATTCTTGACCCAAAAACTATTTTAGATCTTGTAAAAGAATATTCTATTACTTGGGCGAAGCTTGATGCATATGATAAAGATTTACTTACAAAAGCTGGTGTGACGAAAAAGAGGATAAAACTTGCTGGCGTAGAACTTTTGAAAGCTATTTCTGAACTTAAAAATGAATTAATAAAAAAGTCTGAAGCCATGGATATTTTTGCCACGGAAAGAGAAAGGGGAAGTATCGAAGGCATTGTCGGCAACGTCATGCAGGCTTTTGGCGGGAAGGATGTTTACGAGACACTTGAGGAAAAAGCCGCGCATTTGCTTTACTTTATGGTGAAGAATCATCCGTTTATAGATGGCAACAAAAGATCTGGAGCTTTTGCGTTTATCTGGTTTTTAAGAAAAAATAGGGTAAGAGGAGCGCGCAATATCAATCCTACAGGGTTAACTGCAATTACTCTTTTAATAGCTGAAAGCGATCCAAGGCACAAAGACAAGATGGTCGCTCTTGTTGTAGAATTACTGAGGGTAAATAAAAAGTAA
- a CDS encoding ribosome-binding factor A, whose amino-acid sequence MNQRNEKVANQIKELSAQFLGREDNKTSLITVTSATTSPDLKRATIFITVLPDSKEKSALDFVKRKLKDLREYLKKNMPIKIIPFLDVSIDLGEKNRQKIDELLRNG is encoded by the coding sequence ATGAACCAAAGGAATGAAAAAGTAGCGAATCAGATTAAAGAATTATCAGCGCAATTTTTAGGACGCGAGGATAATAAAACTTCGCTCATCACCGTCACTTCCGCCACCACCTCTCCTGATTTAAAACGAGCGACTATCTTTATCACCGTGCTTCCCGATTCCAAAGAAAAATCTGCGTTGGATTTTGTAAAGCGAAAGCTTAAAGATTTGCGGGAATATTTGAAGAAAAATATGCCGATTAAAATTATTCCCTTTCTGGATGTGTCGATAGATCTTGGAGAAAAAAATAGGCAAAAAATTGACGAACTGCTTCGAAATGGTTAA
- a CDS encoding TrbC/VirB2 family protein — MSYNENKMKKNFIKRGWYKIILAVYVLIIPIISFAGDTDGTASGGGGKIVDPLGGKFPLISDLIQAILQGVIKIGMPIVALAIIYCGFLFVKAQGKPTELTKAKDALLYTLIGAAILLGAWAIAKMISATVLAL; from the coding sequence ATGAGTTATAATGAAAACAAGATGAAAAAGAATTTTATTAAGAGAGGTTGGTATAAGATAATTTTAGCAGTTTATGTGTTAATTATTCCAATTATTTCTTTTGCTGGAGATACTGATGGTACCGCTTCTGGGGGTGGCGGTAAAATTGTTGATCCCTTAGGTGGTAAATTTCCCTTAATATCAGATTTAATTCAAGCCATATTGCAGGGTGTGATTAAAATCGGTATGCCTATCGTCGCGCTTGCTATCATTTACTGTGGCTTTCTTTTTGTAAAAGCTCAAGGCAAGCCAACTGAATTGACCAAAGCCAAAGATGCGCTTCTTTACACTTTGATTGGTGCAGCGATATTATTAGGAGCTTGGGCTATCGCTAAAATGATATCAGCGACAGTACTTGCTTTATAA
- a CDS encoding type II toxin-antitoxin system prevent-host-death family antitoxin, which produces MSTKTSIIGLKDLRLNAEKYINAIAEGKSFTVVRRSKPIFNIMPVDEWGDEGTWKTLIDFTKFKKGGVKAEEILASLKRIKAIEKIIHTKI; this is translated from the coding sequence ATGTCTACGAAAACAAGCATTATTGGTTTAAAAGATCTGCGCTTAAATGCAGAAAAATATATAAATGCCATTGCAGAGGGCAAGTCTTTTACTGTTGTTCGTCGTTCAAAACCCATTTTCAACATTATGCCTGTTGATGAGTGGGGGGATGAGGGAACTTGGAAAACTTTAATTGATTTCACTAAGTTTAAGAAAGGCGGAGTAAAAGCTGAAGAAATTTTAGCAAGCCTGAAGCGAATAAAGGCAATCGAGAAAATAATACATACTAAAATATAA